One window from the genome of Actinoplanes teichomyceticus ATCC 31121 encodes:
- a CDS encoding TVP38/TMEM64 family protein, which yields MPGDVPAVPTSRSTAVQQTPAAGHAPLCRKRRLVRFGLLSVVIGGLAVAAATLPLREIGDAVVALGPGAAVAVAVLGGLLLSVLVPRTAVTVACGALLGAATGAIAALAAAVIAAIATYYAGRWAGRGALQARAGGRLARLDGWLNRRGLAAVLLVRFLPLAPFGLVGYAYGTTSVCRKRYLLGTTIAAIPSTVTYAVIGAAVVAPGSMSPITVAPAAFSFILSTVIIVRWRRSSRRAVAPA from the coding sequence CGCTCCGCTCTGCCGTAAACGCCGTCTCGTCCGGTTCGGGCTGCTCAGCGTGGTGATCGGCGGGTTGGCGGTGGCCGCCGCCACGCTTCCGCTTCGCGAGATCGGCGACGCGGTCGTCGCGCTCGGCCCCGGGGCGGCCGTCGCCGTGGCCGTACTGGGTGGTCTGCTCCTGTCCGTGCTGGTCCCGCGGACCGCGGTGACCGTGGCCTGCGGCGCCCTGCTGGGCGCCGCGACCGGCGCCATCGCCGCCCTGGCCGCCGCCGTGATCGCCGCGATCGCCACCTACTACGCGGGCCGGTGGGCGGGCCGGGGCGCCCTGCAGGCCCGGGCCGGGGGCCGCCTGGCCCGCCTGGACGGCTGGCTCAACCGCCGCGGCCTGGCCGCCGTGCTGCTGGTCCGCTTCCTGCCGCTGGCCCCGTTCGGCCTGGTCGGCTACGCCTACGGCACGACCAGCGTGTGCCGTAAGCGGTACCTGCTCGGCACCACGATCGCCGCGATCCCGTCCACGGTCACCTACGCCGTGATCGGCGCCGCGGTGGTGGCCCCGGGCAGCATGAGCCCGATCACCGTGGCCCCGGCCGCCTTCAGCTTCATCCTCTCCACCGTGATCATCGTGCGCTGGCGCCGCAGCTCCCGCCGCGCCGTCGCGCCCGCCTGA